Genomic segment of Salvia hispanica cultivar TCC Black 2014 chromosome 2, UniMelb_Shisp_WGS_1.0, whole genome shotgun sequence:
TTCATGTTAGTTGAATTAGAATTGTGTTCCACCCTCAATAGAAGTAAATGCCACCTGATAATCTATTCCTGATTTGAAATAACCTCTTGCCATTTATCTTAATTTGTATTACTCCCAATAATCAGTGGTATTCATGCGCACAGATTCTTCTAAAATCTAAAGTAACACCCGTTCTACTCATGGGTAGATGTGTGTGCACGGACTTTGTGAAAACAGGCAGAGTGaagaaatattatgaaaagtATGTATAGGAAAGGGATCTTACTACAAGACCCACCCAATACATTTCCTATGCGTGTACTATAGGGTTCTAggtctaaataaatattgttccGTCCTTAAAAACATTCACATCAattactttgtttattatgaACTTATGAAGTGCTGTAAATTCTGATGTTGGGGTTGGTAGTGCCTTTCTCAATGTCATTTAGcacttttcttaattttttttttctgagaGTACCAAGAATTGAAGAAATGAGCTGTAATGATTCAATTTATCTTCAGAAATGTTCTTGTCAAAGGAGGCGACCTTCCTAATTGCTCTGATGCGGTTGATGTTCTATTTGATGGTATGGTATGCTTAATAGTTCTTCTGACACTGTGTGCCAATGGGCAATGGCGCATCTACTTACCATATTGAGATTCATGTAATATAAGACTTGACTTTATAGGTAAGGAGTTATTTGAATTACGAGCAGCCCGGATAAGAACTGATAATACTCATGGAACTGGCTGTACTTTGGCATCAGCTATAGCAGCTGAACTTGCCAGAGGTTCTCCACTGTTTTCTGCTGTTAAGGTGATTGAACATCTATCTCTTTTTTTGGTCAAAGCATATGATGATAGATCTGAATCTCAAAACATATTCATGTTCTTGCCCAGCTCACTGTTATGAATAGGTTTACAGGAGTTTTGGTTCTTTTAAGTAGCTTATTTATTTACGTAGTTACTTTGAGATCCAGAAGCGCTTATTGTGCTTAGCTAGAAAAACTCTTCTTATCGACTTATCGTGAATGAAAGGAGCCATAGACCAACTGAGAGTTAACAAAACCCTAACTAAATAAGTTGAAACTCTTGTATACCTATCAATGAGATATTCACTCTGGCATGCTCTCTTATAAGTGAACATGTTCATAGAGTAACCCGATGCTGCAGATTTCATCATTTACATATGTTACTTGTTACTGTTTATGCTTGATATTGGTcccaatattttaaaaaaccgCAAATTCAATACCTTTATATAAGCACATTGCAAGTGTAACAATGCACGGAGAGTATGTTTCTGTCATGTAAGAGCACAAATAGTATATTTGAAGAAGATCTAGAAGTGAAATGTCTGGTAGGCTATGTTGTTGCTCAGACTGGTTAGGTCTATGTCTTTGTTTCTGTCTGTTTTTCGGTTCTGCATCCCCCTTTTTGTCAAAGGTCAAGTATATACTCCTTACTTGCTGTATTCTTCATTTCAGAGAGCTAAGCAGTATGTTGAATCTGCCCTGGATTATAGTAAGGATATTCTTATTGGAGAAGGACATCAAGGTCCCTTCGACCATTTACTGAAGCTCAAGAATAATGCCCTGAATCAATGCGTGCCTCGACCATTTGACCCAAACAGTCTTCTCTTGTATGCTGTCACAGACTCCAACATGAACAAAAAGTGGGGTCGATCCATAAGTGATGCTGTTCAAGCTGCTATAGAAGGAGGTGCTACTATAGTTCAGCTGAGGTTTGATTTAAAAGCTACTGCACCCTTCTCTTCTAGActttagtttataatttggATTTTCGAGTAGATACTTGGATAGTGCATCACATTTATTTACTTGAGGAGGAATCTTTTAcgtttttttatctatttatgtTAGTTTGTTATAAACAGTGACTTAGTAAGGCTTAACTTGACGATATGCAGCTATAAAATTGGTAAGGCTCAACACAAGTATACGTTCATGctcaagattaaaaaatacttcaacTTGTACCGAAACAATGGGATGTATTAGTTAATCTAAACAATATATGCAGACACCCTTGGGTaggaattttgaaaaatgataggaaagagaataaagaatatgtgtttgtttatAGGAGAGTTTCCAGTAATATAGAGTTAAGCATATAGATTTCAGATTCAGCAAGAGTCCTATAGTATCTCCCTTGCTTTGCAATCAAAGAGTTCGAAGAACATAAAACCATCGTATATTTATCCTTTAGGTATTAAAGAAAACATGTTCCCCTCATCTCCTTGAGCATAGTTTAGTTAAAGATACATATGGGCGTTGTTTTTTGCTTTAGGTATTGCTACTTGATATAATGTTTGGCGTTCTGTAATCAGAGCATACAAGAAATGTCTGCTTAATTGAGTTGTTTCCTGTTACTTATGATCCCATGAAACCCGCCTATTGTAGAGAAAAGGATGCCAACACTGGGGATTTTCTGGAAGCAGCTAAAACATGTATCAAGATATGCCATTCCCGCAGTGTACCTTTGCTGATCAATGACAGAATTGATGTTGCCCTTGCTTGTGATGCTGATGGAGTTCATATTGGTCAGTCTGACATTCCAGCTCATGTTGCGCGGATGCTACTTGGGCCTGACAAAATTATTGGTGTATCTTGCAAAACGCCAGCACAAGCTGAGAAAGCATGGGTTGATGGGGCTGACTACATTGGTTGTGGCGGCGTATATCCAACAAATACGAAACAGAACAATATCACGGTGGGCTTGGATGGGCTGAAAACGGTATGTTTGTCTTCCAAGTTGCCAGTGGTGGCGATTGGCGGAATTGGCATTTCAAATGCAAAGCCAGTGATGGACTTGGGTGTCCCAAATCTCAAAGGAGTAGCAGTTGTATCGGCTCTCTTCGACAGAGAATCTGTTCTAGCCGAGACGCAACATTTGCTCAGTGTGATAACGAATTCAAGAAGGCAATGAAAATGCTCTGATTGAAGTAAAGGAGGCTGCATGTTGTTTTCTCGGACTGTTCGTGGATTGTATTTCTATGTGCAATCATATTTATCCAGTACTCCTACGTTTTACCTCTCTCAATAGTTCGCATTTGCTGAATAGGTGGtatccaaaaaagaaatgcagTCAGCCACCTTAGATTTTTGCGTCCAAATGGCTGAATATAGTTTTTTTGTTCTCACTTATTTGAACTACTTCTATAACGccctaaattttatttttatttaaattgcttCAAACAAAATCTTTGTATTTGGTAATGTTAATTTTTTGCCATGTTCGATTTTACGTATATTGGACTTGAGGAAGTCCTTAGATTTTTGGAGTTTGCTTTGGGTCATACTCCTATGGAATAATATACAGACTTCTATACTTGGTTTTCTAACCTTTTGGTTTTGGGCCTTTGAAGGTGAACGAGTTCTCTTCCTCCCAATAGTGTTGAATTGTATGGGTGATGATCTCATCATAGTTGAATTGTTTTACTCCCCTACGTTCacgaaaaataatcttattttgctattttgagatgtccacaaaaaatagtcctatttctaaaaacaaaaatgttttgga
This window contains:
- the LOC125203692 gene encoding thiamine biosynthetic bifunctional enzyme TH1, chloroplastic; this encodes MMTDIQLHTNSPFKIFNSTHSHHRKSSHLLSKTFRIRAMQQQQEPAQVRVPHVLTVAGSDSGAGAGIQADLKTCAARGVYCSTVITAVTAQNTAGVQGVNILPEEFVREQLKSVLSDMHPDVVKTGMLPSPGIIKVLCQSLKEFQVRALVVDPVMVSTSGDVLAGPSVLDTLREELLPLADIVTPNIREASALLCGARLETVADMHFAAKKIYELGCRNVLVKGGDLPNCSDAVDVLFDGKELFELRAARIRTDNTHGTGCTLASAIAAELARGSPLFSAVKRAKQYVESALDYSKDILIGEGHQGPFDHLLKLKNNALNQCVPRPFDPNSLLLYAVTDSNMNKKWGRSISDAVQAAIEGGATIVQLREKDANTGDFLEAAKTCIKICHSRSVPLLINDRIDVALACDADGVHIGQSDIPAHVARMLLGPDKIIGVSCKTPAQAEKAWVDGADYIGCGGVYPTNTKQNNITVGLDGLKTVCLSSKLPVVAIGGIGISNAKPVMDLGVPNLKGVAVVSALFDRESVLAETQHLLSVITNSRRQ